In a genomic window of Cytobacillus sp. FSL H8-0458:
- a CDS encoding adenosylcobinamide amidohydrolase, with the protein MLSVNQVTGGYAGAPVVKNISFEVEKGELFGILGPNGSGKTTILKMLSGILPYKSGEIRIKGKNLSQYTPKELAKIIAVLPQHSSQAFSYTVKETVSLGRYAHQKGWFQSWSGKDEEAVKRVMEQTGISRFQDDDIQQLSGGERQRVFLAQALAQEPEILLLDEPTNHLDLSYQKELLDLLSVWSKDCGLTVISIFHDLNLAGLYCDRLLLLENGEVNINHVPNEVLKEGRIREVYRTKIEKLPHPRVAAPQMLLVPERSKAESQLEKRIDPASLEVKEDLLVLRSPFPLKTMSSGVTGSGTGWNRIFLNRHVSKNYDCSDHRAEMAEFVREIGFEPGETVGMMTAVYIEDYSSQFYEEDTFSVYVVVTAGVGNAVDASKSEEHSYHLTPGTINTWIFVNGHLTEEAFIQSIMTATEAKTRALYDQEVIDAVTGTIATGTSTDSILIAAAQQGENLEYAGTITPLGKVIGKGVYECTVEAIKKSQSRIKR; encoded by the coding sequence ATGCTTAGCGTTAATCAGGTTACTGGCGGATATGCCGGTGCGCCGGTTGTTAAAAATATCAGCTTTGAAGTAGAAAAAGGGGAGCTTTTCGGGATATTGGGGCCGAATGGAAGCGGCAAGACCACGATTCTCAAGATGCTGAGCGGCATTTTGCCTTATAAGTCAGGTGAAATACGGATTAAAGGTAAGAACCTTTCACAGTATACACCCAAAGAACTGGCGAAAATCATTGCTGTTCTGCCCCAGCATTCCTCTCAGGCCTTTTCATATACCGTAAAGGAAACAGTTTCCCTTGGCCGGTATGCTCATCAAAAGGGCTGGTTCCAGAGCTGGTCCGGTAAAGATGAAGAAGCGGTAAAACGGGTTATGGAGCAGACGGGCATCTCCCGATTTCAGGATGATGATATTCAGCAATTATCCGGCGGCGAAAGACAGAGGGTGTTTTTAGCCCAGGCCCTTGCCCAGGAGCCGGAAATTCTATTGCTGGATGAGCCGACGAACCATCTTGATTTATCCTATCAAAAAGAATTGCTAGATCTCCTTTCTGTATGGTCAAAGGACTGCGGACTGACGGTCATTTCCATTTTCCATGATTTGAATCTGGCCGGCCTGTACTGTGACCGCCTATTGCTGCTGGAGAATGGCGAAGTCAATATTAACCATGTTCCTAATGAGGTTTTAAAAGAAGGGCGGATACGGGAGGTTTACAGGACGAAGATCGAGAAGCTGCCGCATCCAAGAGTGGCGGCCCCTCAGATGTTGCTGGTGCCTGAACGCTCAAAGGCGGAAAGCCAATTAGAGAAGCGGATCGATCCAGCCAGCCTGGAGGTAAAGGAAGACTTGCTGGTCCTTCGCTCGCCATTTCCGCTTAAAACCATGTCTTCAGGTGTAACCGGATCGGGGACTGGCTGGAATCGGATTTTTCTTAACCGGCATGTGAGCAAGAATTATGACTGCAGTGATCATCGGGCAGAGATGGCGGAATTTGTCCGGGAAATCGGCTTTGAACCCGGGGAAACTGTGGGGATGATGACCGCTGTATATATTGAGGATTACAGCAGCCAATTTTATGAAGAAGATACATTCTCTGTGTATGTGGTCGTGACAGCTGGTGTCGGCAATGCTGTTGATGCCTCGAAAAGTGAAGAGCATTCTTATCATCTTACTCCAGGTACAATCAATACATGGATTTTCGTTAATGGCCATCTGACAGAGGAAGCCTTTATCCAATCCATTATGACCGCAACCGAGGCCAAGACCAGAGCACTATATGATCAGGAAGTTATAGATGCCGTCACAGGGACGATAGCGACCGGAACATCAACTGACAGTATTTTGATTGCCGCCGCACAGCAGGGAGAAAACCTGGAGTATGCGGGTACCATTACACCGCTTGGCAAAGTGATTGGCAAGGGTGTCTACGAATGTACCGTTGAGGCTATAAAAAAATCGCAAAGCAGGATAAAAAGATGA
- a CDS encoding FecCD family ABC transporter permease, with protein MQKQYIRTYLNNKFLAYLTAAAFLFCAMLMGISIGTVSVHPITIIRVISAEIFPFISLGNTDAMHANIIMNIRLPRVLLAGLVGASLAIAGAAFQGLLRNPLADPYTIGVSSGASLGAVLTLFLGLSIPFAGMFTLPLFSILFSFLTIFAVLLFARKIERSMKVETIILTGIIFSSFLGALISLMIALTGEELRQIIGWLLGSVSMRGWAYINIILPFFVIGAILLLVNSKELNAMSFGEEKAQHIGVDVQKRKMMVLVAGSILTGAAVAVSGTIGFVGLVIPHLTRLLWGPDHRHLLPLSILMGAGFLIIADLVSRTIIAPTELPIGVITAIIGAPAFAIILIKRKNKL; from the coding sequence TTGCAAAAGCAGTATATCCGGACGTATTTAAATAATAAATTTCTGGCTTATCTAACAGCAGCAGCTTTCCTGTTCTGTGCTATGCTGATGGGGATTTCAATTGGTACAGTGTCTGTTCACCCCATCACTATTATCAGAGTAATAAGCGCTGAGATTTTCCCTTTTATTTCATTGGGAAACACGGATGCTATGCATGCAAATATCATTATGAACATTCGCCTGCCGCGCGTTTTGCTGGCTGGCTTAGTAGGGGCGTCTCTTGCAATTGCGGGAGCCGCCTTTCAAGGTTTATTAAGAAACCCGCTGGCAGATCCATATACCATTGGAGTTTCTTCCGGGGCTTCACTCGGTGCTGTTTTAACATTGTTCCTGGGATTATCCATTCCGTTTGCAGGAATGTTTACACTGCCTTTATTCAGCATCTTATTTTCCTTTTTAACCATTTTTGCCGTTCTGCTATTTGCCAGAAAAATTGAAAGATCCATGAAAGTGGAAACGATTATTTTAACGGGCATTATCTTCAGTTCTTTTCTTGGCGCTCTAATTTCTCTGATGATTGCCCTGACCGGTGAGGAGCTTAGACAGATTATTGGATGGCTTCTTGGCAGTGTATCCATGAGAGGCTGGGCGTATATTAACATTATCCTTCCGTTTTTTGTAATTGGTGCCATCCTTCTGTTAGTGAACAGTAAAGAGCTGAATGCTATGAGCTTTGGGGAAGAAAAGGCCCAGCATATAGGGGTGGACGTTCAGAAGAGAAAGATGATGGTTCTGGTAGCTGGCTCCATCTTAACTGGTGCGGCTGTAGCTGTGTCTGGAACGATAGGATTTGTCGGCCTTGTGATCCCTCATCTGACCAGGCTGTTATGGGGGCCGGATCATAGGCACCTATTGCCCTTATCGATTCTTATGGGTGCAGGTTTTCTTATTATTGCCGATCTGGTTTCACGGACGATCATTGCACCTACCGAGCTTCCAATCGGCGTGATTACAGCGATCATTGGTGCACCTGCGTTTGCCATTATTTTAATTAAAAGAAAGAATAAACTTTGA
- a CDS encoding ABC transporter substrate-binding protein, giving the protein MKKFYAFLLTMLLAAGVLAGCGESAEQPKEEKKVEEGQNAGGEEAAFPVTIKDALDNEIVIESKPERIVSMIPSNTEIAFELGLGEEVVGVSDFDNYPPEATEKEKIGGMEFNVEKIISLNPDLVLAHASSAHNSEAGLQQLRDAGVTVLVVNDAKSFDQVFESIVMVGTAAGEKDKAEQLISDMKSKLEEIKTKAQDIKEEDRKSVFVEVSPAPEIYTAGAETFMDEMLSAINAENIITEEGWPKMDPEAIIERNPDVIITTHGYYTEDAAGDVMKRDGWQDITAVKNKQVADVDSDMVTRSGPRIIEGVEELAKAVYPDVFK; this is encoded by the coding sequence ATGAAGAAATTTTATGCATTTTTATTAACTATGCTGCTTGCTGCAGGAGTGCTTGCAGGCTGCGGCGAGAGTGCTGAACAGCCAAAAGAAGAGAAAAAAGTTGAGGAAGGGCAGAATGCCGGCGGGGAAGAGGCTGCTTTTCCTGTTACGATAAAGGATGCCCTTGATAATGAAATCGTTATCGAATCCAAGCCAGAAAGAATCGTTTCCATGATTCCAAGCAACACAGAAATTGCTTTTGAATTGGGGCTTGGAGAAGAGGTAGTCGGAGTCTCCGATTTTGATAACTACCCGCCCGAAGCCACAGAAAAAGAAAAGATTGGCGGCATGGAATTTAATGTCGAGAAAATTATTTCTTTAAACCCGGATCTTGTCCTTGCTCACGCGTCGAGCGCACATAATTCCGAAGCAGGCCTTCAGCAATTAAGGGATGCAGGCGTGACCGTCCTTGTTGTCAATGATGCGAAGAGCTTTGACCAGGTTTTTGAATCCATTGTAATGGTTGGAACCGCAGCAGGGGAGAAAGATAAAGCAGAGCAGCTCATTTCAGATATGAAGAGCAAGCTTGAGGAAATTAAGACAAAAGCTCAGGATATAAAAGAAGAAGACCGCAAATCGGTATTCGTGGAAGTTTCACCAGCTCCTGAAATCTATACAGCTGGTGCAGAAACCTTTATGGACGAAATGCTAAGTGCGATTAATGCAGAAAATATCATTACGGAAGAAGGATGGCCGAAAATGGATCCGGAAGCGATTATCGAACGGAATCCGGATGTAATCATCACAACTCATGGCTATTACACTGAAGATGCTGCTGGCGATGTAATGAAAAGGGATGGCTGGCAGGATATAACAGCAGTGAAAAATAAGCAGGTTGCCGATGTTGATTCCGATATGGTAACCCGCTCTGGCCCTCGTATTATTGAAGGAGTCGAGGAACTTGCAAAAGCAGTATATCCGGACGTATTTAAATAA
- a CDS encoding FtsW/RodA/SpoVE family cell cycle protein codes for MNQNNRFSDRFDWTLCFLLLLFFLISCIAIYSGQSSNQYEGNFVVSQIKNYIVGAVIVGIVMYFDSEQIRRLTWLLYGLGILLLVGLFIAPESIAPERKGATLWYIIPGLGSVQPSEFVKVFLIIALSKIIADHHLKYQAKSAGTDFFLLIKLGAATLPPLGLIIIEDLGTALVIIAILAGIILVSGITWKILVPIYGILGALAGTVLYLVIIAPEILEKYLGIDPYQFSRIYSWLDPVNHKQGAGMQLYNSMLAIGSGLISGKGFTDRQVYVPDAHTDFIFSVIGEEYGFFGASVVISLFFLLIYHLTKTGLETTDPFNTYICVGVISMITFHVFQNIGMTIQVLPITGIPLPFISYGGSSLMGNMMAMGLIFSIRYHHRTYMFSTDSNYVAK; via the coding sequence ATGAACCAGAATAATAGATTCTCAGACCGATTCGATTGGACGTTATGCTTTCTTCTGCTGCTGTTTTTTCTCATCAGCTGCATTGCGATTTACAGCGGACAATCCTCCAATCAATATGAAGGGAATTTTGTTGTCTCACAAATTAAAAATTATATTGTTGGTGCCGTCATTGTAGGGATTGTCATGTATTTTGACAGCGAGCAAATCCGAAGACTCACATGGCTGCTGTACGGTTTAGGCATCCTGTTGCTTGTCGGGCTATTCATTGCACCGGAAAGCATCGCACCAGAGCGCAAAGGGGCTACATTGTGGTATATCATTCCCGGACTCGGATCGGTGCAGCCTTCAGAATTTGTAAAGGTGTTCCTTATTATTGCCCTCAGCAAAATCATCGCTGATCACCATCTGAAGTATCAGGCTAAGTCAGCCGGCACGGACTTTTTTCTCCTAATCAAACTAGGTGCGGCCACATTGCCTCCATTAGGATTGATTATTATAGAAGACCTGGGTACCGCTCTTGTCATCATCGCGATATTAGCAGGAATCATCCTGGTATCCGGAATCACCTGGAAAATCCTTGTTCCGATTTATGGAATCCTCGGTGCTTTAGCAGGAACCGTTCTATACCTGGTGATCATAGCACCGGAGATTTTAGAGAAATACCTTGGGATCGATCCCTATCAGTTCAGCAGAATTTATTCCTGGCTTGACCCGGTCAATCACAAGCAGGGGGCCGGTATGCAGCTGTATAATTCCATGCTCGCTATCGGCTCGGGTTTAATTTCCGGTAAAGGCTTTACCGACAGGCAGGTATATGTGCCGGATGCCCACACTGATTTTATCTTTAGCGTCATCGGCGAGGAATATGGCTTCTTCGGCGCCAGTGTGGTAATCAGCCTTTTCTTTCTGCTTATCTATCACTTAACGAAAACCGGCCTTGAGACGACTGATCCTTTTAATACCTATATTTGCGTAGGGGTCATCAGCATGATCACCTTCCATGTATTCCAAAATATTGGAATGACCATTCAGGTCCTTCCAATCACCGGCATTCCGCTGCCGTTTATCAGCTACGGCGGAAGTTCACTTATGGGAAACATGATGGCAATGGGACTGATATTCAGCATTCGCTACCATCACAGAACCTATATGTTTTCAACCGATTCAAATTATGTTGCAAAATAA
- the argS gene encoding arginine--tRNA ligase, producing MDFKAIFTDQLASVLNGQLSEEAISALIETPKNPAYGDLAFPCFTLAKAFRKSPASIAEEAAFQIKGAYIEKVEAVGPYINIFFSKGTAGADIMEKILKEGKEFGLLKDAAGKTAVLDFSSPNIAKPFSMGHLRSTVIGNALGNLAEKCGYTAVRINHLGDWGTQFGKLITAYKKWGNPDKVNEHPIRELLSLYIQFHKEAEADPSLEDEARSWFKELENGNKEAQALWNWFRDESLKEFQRVYDRLGIHFDSYNGEAFYNDKMKPVIEELMAKDLLAESDGAEVVELPDEDLPPCLIKKSDGATLYATRDLAAAFYRRENYQFDHSLYIVGQEQSIHFRQVKSVIKKMGYEWADSMKHVPFGLYLKDGKKMSTRKGRVILLEEVLDEAVLLAKNSIEAKNPGLENKDEVAEAVGIGAILFHDLKNDRMNNIEFSLEDMLTFEGETGPYLQYTNARAYSLLRKADDLPSAASGLSDPYSWEIIKLLHQYPEKIRQSYRQLSPSVLAKYLIDVAQAFNKYYGQVRILEKDAGIQARLALVKAVTIVLTDGMQTLGMKVPRQM from the coding sequence ATTGATTTTAAAGCGATATTTACAGATCAGCTGGCTTCTGTGCTGAATGGGCAGCTTTCTGAGGAAGCAATTTCAGCCTTAATTGAAACGCCAAAGAATCCGGCATATGGCGATCTTGCTTTTCCCTGTTTTACACTGGCAAAAGCATTCCGAAAATCACCTGCCTCCATTGCTGAAGAGGCTGCTTTCCAGATAAAAGGTGCGTACATTGAAAAAGTGGAAGCTGTTGGGCCCTACATTAATATCTTTTTTTCCAAAGGAACTGCTGGTGCAGACATAATGGAAAAAATCCTGAAAGAAGGAAAAGAATTTGGACTGCTGAAGGATGCTGCAGGCAAAACAGCCGTGCTTGATTTCTCTTCGCCCAACATCGCAAAGCCCTTTTCCATGGGTCATCTGCGGTCAACCGTCATTGGAAATGCCCTCGGAAACCTCGCTGAAAAATGCGGTTATACAGCGGTCAGAATCAACCACTTAGGCGACTGGGGCACACAATTCGGCAAGCTGATCACCGCTTATAAAAAGTGGGGCAATCCGGATAAAGTGAATGAACATCCGATCAGGGAGCTGCTCAGTCTTTATATACAGTTCCATAAAGAAGCAGAGGCAGATCCATCCCTTGAAGACGAGGCGCGTTCCTGGTTCAAAGAGCTTGAAAACGGAAATAAAGAAGCACAGGCACTCTGGAATTGGTTTAGAGATGAATCATTGAAAGAATTTCAGCGGGTTTATGACAGGCTTGGCATTCATTTCGACTCATACAATGGCGAAGCTTTTTATAACGATAAAATGAAACCCGTCATAGAGGAGCTGATGGCAAAAGATCTGCTGGCTGAATCAGATGGTGCAGAGGTCGTTGAGCTTCCGGATGAAGACCTGCCTCCATGCCTGATCAAGAAATCCGACGGAGCGACTCTTTATGCAACACGGGATCTGGCTGCAGCTTTTTACAGAAGGGAAAACTATCAATTTGATCACTCCCTATATATTGTCGGCCAGGAACAAAGCATCCATTTCAGGCAGGTCAAAAGCGTGATCAAAAAGATGGGCTATGAGTGGGCAGACAGTATGAAACATGTCCCGTTCGGCCTCTATTTAAAAGATGGAAAAAAGATGTCTACCAGAAAAGGCAGAGTCATCCTCCTGGAGGAGGTTCTGGATGAAGCAGTTCTTCTCGCAAAGAACAGCATCGAGGCTAAAAATCCCGGCCTGGAAAATAAAGATGAAGTCGCTGAAGCAGTCGGCATCGGAGCCATATTGTTCCATGATCTGAAAAATGACCGCATGAACAATATTGAATTTTCCCTTGAAGATATGCTGACATTTGAAGGAGAAACAGGTCCCTATCTGCAATATACCAATGCCCGGGCCTATTCCCTGCTCCGTAAGGCAGACGATCTCCCATCTGCCGCAAGCGGGCTATCCGATCCTTACAGCTGGGAAATTATTAAGCTGCTCCATCAATATCCTGAGAAAATCAGACAATCTTATAGGCAGCTTTCCCCTTCCGTTCTCGCTAAATATCTGATTGATGTGGCCCAGGCCTTCAATAAATATTACGGGCAGGTAAGAATACTGGAGAAAGATGCCGGCATCCAGGCAAGACTTGCCCTTGTCAAAGCAGTCACCATTGTTCTTACAGATGGCATGCAGACACTCGGCATGAAGGTGCCCCGTCAAATGTAA
- a CDS encoding sulfite exporter TauE/SafE family protein, translated as MEYVFFITLGALISVLSGFFGVGGGFILTPTLMLFGFSPVEAITTSLLFSIGTSLSGISAHIRLKNIKLKQGLILGLSGMAATQAAHPFVLFLENKGWDTWAVPVFYIILLSYFALSMLKRREKSANAVHSSEHLPSILKMLLIGFFAGFVSTTLGVGGGFIMVPLSVAYLGMMPKNAVGTSLFAVMLIVSAGFLSYVSTVSIDYWIGLSLVGGGLIGSQFGAKLTSYFENEEITYMLGALYMATVASVILKLIHLNYTGLVLMAIFVGGFLVRSLVKMQKAKARTKAKRERP; from the coding sequence ATGGAATATGTTTTCTTTATTACTCTCGGGGCGCTTATTAGTGTGCTCTCGGGTTTTTTTGGGGTAGGCGGGGGATTCATTCTTACTCCAACGCTTATGCTTTTTGGTTTTTCTCCAGTAGAAGCGATCACCACGAGTTTGCTGTTTTCGATTGGAACGTCCCTTTCTGGCATCTCCGCTCATATCAGGCTGAAGAATATAAAGCTTAAGCAGGGGCTGATACTTGGATTAAGCGGAATGGCAGCTACTCAGGCCGCACATCCATTTGTTCTGTTTCTTGAGAATAAAGGCTGGGACACGTGGGCCGTGCCTGTTTTTTATATCATATTGCTGTCTTATTTTGCTTTGAGCATGCTGAAAAGAAGGGAAAAGTCAGCCAATGCTGTTCACTCTTCTGAACATTTGCCTTCCATTTTGAAGATGTTGCTGATTGGATTTTTTGCAGGATTTGTTTCTACAACATTAGGGGTGGGCGGCGGTTTTATTATGGTGCCTTTATCGGTCGCCTATTTAGGGATGATGCCGAAAAATGCGGTAGGGACCAGCTTGTTTGCTGTCATGTTAATCGTATCTGCAGGCTTCCTGTCCTACGTTTCCACAGTCAGCATTGATTATTGGATTGGCCTTTCACTCGTAGGAGGAGGCCTCATTGGCTCACAGTTTGGTGCGAAACTTACCTCCTATTTTGAGAACGAAGAGATCACTTATATGCTCGGAGCCTTATATATGGCGACAGTGGCAAGTGTGATTCTGAAATTAATACATTTGAATTATACCGGGTTAGTGCTGATGGCCATTTTTGTCGGCGGATTTCTGGTAAGAAGCCTTGTGAAAATGCAGAAAGCAAAAGCCCGGACAAAGGCAAAAAGGGAGAGGCCATAA
- a CDS encoding Dps family protein → MEKLYDALNVQIADWSVLYTKLHRYHWFVKGPLFFTLHEKFEELYNEAAEVVDEAAERLLAIGGSPAASLKDFLSITTLEESNGEKKAEDMVAALASDYKHIKEQLISLAQLAEEQEDQVTADFAIGLMEKLDTHIWMLQAYLGE, encoded by the coding sequence ATGGAAAAATTATATGATGCATTAAACGTACAAATCGCTGACTGGAGTGTCCTTTATACGAAATTGCACCGCTACCACTGGTTTGTAAAAGGCCCTCTTTTCTTTACCCTTCATGAAAAGTTCGAAGAATTATATAATGAAGCAGCGGAAGTTGTTGATGAGGCAGCGGAACGCCTGCTTGCAATCGGCGGTTCACCAGCAGCAAGCTTAAAGGATTTTCTAAGCATTACGACTCTAGAAGAATCTAATGGGGAAAAGAAAGCAGAAGACATGGTTGCCGCTCTTGCTTCGGATTATAAACATATTAAGGAACAATTAATCTCATTAGCCCAGCTTGCCGAAGAACAGGAAGATCAAGTGACAGCCGACTTCGCCATCGGGTTAATGGAAAAATTGGATACGCATATTTGGATGCTGCAAGCCTACTTAGGAGAATAA
- a CDS encoding EamA family transporter, protein MANLKYSLFIFLGACSYGILASIVKLGLQAGHSVPELTGSQYLIGLLLLLLSFPFIKRTKITLKQAAALLLTGASLSLTGILYGMSLDRNPASIAVVLLFQFTWIGILFEALYERKMPSKAKVISSILLIIGTVFASNLINSGSHAIQADGLIYGLLSAVTFAVFIFASGKAGKGIPTIQRSIFITFGGLLLVAAVSGPVLISGGVQLEGLWKFGLLMALFGAIFPIVFFAIGSPHLDSGLATIVGSAELPAAVAAAMLILGERISEAQTFGIVLILIGISIPQFSFKKAAKNRLST, encoded by the coding sequence ATGGCAAACTTAAAATATTCATTATTTATTTTTCTGGGCGCATGCAGTTATGGCATTCTTGCATCGATTGTTAAACTAGGGCTTCAGGCTGGCCACTCTGTTCCCGAACTGACCGGAAGCCAATATTTAATTGGGCTCCTTTTATTATTGCTTTCTTTCCCATTTATCAAAAGAACGAAAATCACCCTTAAACAAGCGGCAGCTTTGTTATTGACCGGCGCCTCCCTAAGCTTAACCGGCATTCTGTATGGAATGAGCCTTGACCGGAACCCGGCCTCCATCGCTGTTGTTCTATTATTTCAGTTCACCTGGATTGGAATTCTTTTTGAAGCACTATATGAAAGAAAGATGCCCAGCAAAGCAAAAGTCATTTCTTCGATCCTGCTTATTATAGGAACGGTATTTGCAAGCAACCTGATTAATTCCGGGTCCCATGCTATTCAAGCAGATGGCCTGATTTATGGCTTATTATCTGCGGTTACATTTGCCGTGTTCATTTTTGCAAGCGGCAAGGCAGGCAAAGGAATTCCAACCATCCAGAGGAGCATCTTCATCACATTTGGCGGACTTCTTCTGGTTGCAGCTGTTTCTGGCCCCGTCTTAATAAGCGGCGGCGTTCAGCTTGAGGGCCTATGGAAATTCGGACTGCTGATGGCATTGTTCGGCGCCATTTTCCCTATTGTATTCTTTGCAATCGGTTCACCCCACTTAGATTCAGGGCTTGCCACGATTGTAGGCTCTGCCGAACTTCCGGCAGCTGTTGCTGCCGCTATGCTGATTCTTGGCGAAAGAATATCAGAAGCCCAGACTTTCGGGATTGTCCTGATCCTGATCGGAATCAGCATACCGCAGTTCTCATTTAAGAAAGCAGCAAAGAATCGTTTGAGCACGTAG
- a CDS encoding mechanosensitive ion channel produces MDNNRYWGGFDYLLAKLPDLLLAVLVLLVGWIIAKAIEKAVLKGLRKTSLDDRVFPDKANRKYSSEKIISKIIYYLLLVFVFILFFNILDLDIIAAPLVGMFSSIMAAVPSILKAALILLFAWLIATGISVLIRKSGRTLKVHEKLSKWNLTDNKEQPANVVDNVAKIVFYLTLLVFLPAVLGALNLNGIAGPFTGMLESILAFLPKLLAAALILFVGWFVAKIVRDIVTNFLQAVGSEKLTARLGLNRLFEGTSLASVIGSVVFVLILIPTVIAALERLDIEGISAPAIAMLNDVLTMLPNIAVAIFFVLIGVWLGKWVRKFVSSILERIGLNSYFSGMGLNKSAAAGNGLSFSQVIGYIAEVIIVLLFVVQALNILGLDFLVTLATGVIAYLPHVIAALVILGVGLWLGSLVKKLLSTVLQGPHYKFLANVAQAAIIAISIFMALDQLGLAASIVNAAFILTLGALALAFGLSFGLGGKDFAAKYLQKLDRKIEETTINKDADTKAVMKEVMPEMKPDNATSTVDKPFNPTSPDPSMNPANDPLNPRNNRMNENNGPLK; encoded by the coding sequence TTGGACAATAATCGGTACTGGGGCGGATTTGATTATCTTTTGGCCAAACTGCCTGATTTATTACTAGCGGTATTAGTATTATTAGTTGGCTGGATTATTGCAAAAGCAATCGAAAAAGCCGTTCTAAAAGGCCTGCGCAAAACCAGCCTTGATGATAGAGTATTCCCTGATAAAGCAAATAGAAAATATTCATCTGAGAAAATAATCAGCAAGATTATCTACTATCTGCTTTTAGTCTTTGTGTTTATCCTGTTCTTCAATATATTGGACCTCGATATTATCGCTGCACCGCTTGTGGGTATGTTCTCCTCCATAATGGCAGCAGTGCCAAGCATTTTAAAAGCAGCTCTAATTCTATTATTCGCATGGCTAATCGCTACTGGAATCAGCGTGCTGATCAGAAAGAGCGGCAGAACGCTCAAAGTTCATGAAAAGCTGAGCAAATGGAATTTAACAGACAATAAAGAGCAGCCTGCCAATGTTGTTGATAACGTGGCTAAAATTGTATTCTACCTAACCTTGCTGGTATTCCTGCCGGCTGTATTGGGAGCTCTAAACCTGAATGGAATCGCCGGACCGTTCACCGGCATGCTTGAAAGTATCCTGGCCTTTTTGCCTAAGCTTCTTGCAGCAGCTCTGATATTATTTGTCGGCTGGTTTGTTGCAAAAATCGTCCGCGATATTGTAACGAATTTCCTGCAGGCTGTTGGAAGTGAAAAACTGACTGCCAGACTTGGCTTAAACCGATTGTTTGAAGGGACAAGCCTGGCATCTGTGATTGGCTCAGTCGTGTTTGTGCTTATTCTAATTCCAACCGTCATCGCCGCTCTCGAGCGATTGGATATTGAAGGCATTTCTGCACCTGCCATTGCCATGCTGAATGATGTCCTGACGATGCTCCCGAATATTGCTGTAGCTATATTCTTCGTGCTGATTGGAGTTTGGCTCGGAAAATGGGTCCGCAAATTCGTCTCCAGTATACTCGAACGCATTGGATTAAATTCTTACTTCTCCGGTATGGGATTAAACAAGTCTGCTGCAGCAGGCAATGGTTTAAGCTTCTCCCAGGTAATTGGCTATATCGCAGAAGTGATTATCGTCCTGCTGTTTGTGGTGCAGGCTCTTAATATCCTTGGCCTCGACTTCCTGGTTACATTAGCGACAGGTGTAATTGCCTACCTGCCTCATGTGATTGCAGCTCTTGTCATTCTTGGTGTAGGTTTGTGGCTGGGCAGCCTGGTTAAGAAATTGCTGAGCACAGTTCTTCAAGGACCGCATTATAAATTCCTAGCCAACGTCGCTCAGGCAGCCATTATCGCGATTTCAATCTTTATGGCACTTGATCAGCTTGGTCTTGCTGCTTCCATTGTCAATGCTGCGTTCATTCTAACGCTTGGTGCACTTGCACTGGCGTTCGGCTTATCATTTGGTCTGGGAGGGAAAGACTTTGCTGCCAAGTATCTTCAAAAGCTTGATCGTAAAATTGAAGAAACAACCATTAATAAAGATGCCGATACGAAAGCAGTGATGAAAGAAGTCATGCCTGAAATGAAACCAGACAACGCCACTAGCACTGTTGATAAACCGTTTAACCCAACAAGTCCGGATCCATCTATGAATCCGGCAAATGACCCGTTAAATCCGCGCAATAACCGGATGAATGAAAACAATGGGCCGTTGAAATAA
- a CDS encoding DUF4395 domain-containing protein: MANTPVSIPRPLVRTNQWSIVLSVLASWFTGEAWILAIPLLAGAMGLLFGFNPIMRTARHFLRKSPSEYIPEDWEQQQFNQVIAVACLALGLISFFLGWTAAGYVFTAMVALSAFIAILGFCIGCFIRFQLNQYKYRKS, translated from the coding sequence ATGGCAAATACACCGGTTTCGATTCCCCGTCCGCTCGTAAGAACCAATCAATGGTCAATTGTATTAAGTGTTTTAGCTTCGTGGTTTACCGGAGAAGCATGGATTCTTGCCATTCCCCTGCTTGCAGGTGCAATGGGATTATTGTTCGGCTTCAATCCAATTATGCGTACAGCAAGGCATTTTCTTAGAAAGAGTCCTTCTGAGTACATTCCCGAAGACTGGGAACAGCAGCAATTTAATCAGGTGATTGCCGTTGCCTGCCTGGCGCTTGGGCTGATCAGCTTTTTCCTAGGCTGGACAGCTGCAGGGTATGTTTTTACAGCTATGGTCGCTCTTTCAGCATTTATTGCCATTCTGGGATTTTGCATCGGCTGTTTTATCCGCTTTCAGCTTAACCAGTATAAATACCGAAAATCGTAA